A genomic stretch from Anopheles stephensi strain Indian unplaced genomic scaffold, UCI_ANSTEP_V1.0 ucontig171, whole genome shotgun sequence includes:
- the LOC118515624 gene encoding uncharacterized protein LOC118515624, translating into MYVKLRSSQELQDVRADIGMGRRTAQGHLIVPIRKNVDSAELARRIQLALGEDGVVRVVTEMGELLVTNIDSLAEKSDVELAIKEKLGAEPGIARVELWELRDGTKRARVRLPLAKARLLIGQKLTLCQCVSGIREVPKKPLDRQRCFRCLLMGHLARNCRASSDRSGLCLQCGEEGHRISQCTSAAKCIVCQGPHRVGHSSCRQNQHSRA; encoded by the coding sequence ATGTACGTGAAGCTGCGCTCATCACAAGAGCTGCAAGACGTCAGGGCAGATATTGGGATGGGGCGTCGGACCGCGCAAGGTCATCTCATTGTCCCAATACGCAAGAATGTGGACAGCGCTGAGCTGGCTCGCCGGATCCAGCTGGCACTCGGCGAGGATGGCGTGGTCCGTGTGGTGACGGAGATGGGAGAGCTTCTCGTCACCAACATTGACTCCCTGGCCGAGAAGAGTGATGTGGAGCTCGCCATCAAGGAGAAGCTGGGAGCAGAGCCGGGAATCGCGCGTGTCGAGCTCTGGGAGCTCCGTGATGGCACGAAGCGAGCTCGAGTGCGGCTCCCACTAGCAAAGGCACGGCTTCTCATCGGGCAGAAGCTGACACTGTGCCAATGCGTCAGCGGCATCCGCGAAGTGCCGAAGAAGCCACTCGACCGTCAGCGATGCttccgttgtcttctgatggGGCATCTGGCACGAAACTGTCGTGCCTCGTCTGACCGGTCGGGTCTGTGTCTGCAGTGTGGCGAAGAGGGCCACCGCATTAGCCAGTGCACTTCGGCAGCTAAGTGCATTGTCTGCCAGGGGCCCCATCGTGTGGGCCACTCATCGTGCCGCCAGAACCAGCATTCGCGGGCGTAA